Proteins encoded by one window of Ovis canadensis isolate MfBH-ARS-UI-01 breed Bighorn chromosome 14, ARS-UI_OviCan_v2, whole genome shotgun sequence:
- the HSBP1 gene encoding heat shock factor-binding protein 1: MAETDPKTVQDLTSVVQTLLQQMQDKFQTMSDQIIGRIDDMSSRIDDLEKNIADLMTQAGVEELDGENKIAATQKS; this comes from the exons ATGGCCGAGACTGACCCCAAGACCGTGCAGGATCTCACCTCAGTG GTGCAGACACTCCTACAACAGATGCAAGATAAATTTCAGACCATGTCCGACCAGATCATTGGAAGAA TCGATGACATGAGCAGTCGCATTGATGACCTGGAGAAGAACATAGCAGACCTCATGACGCAGGCCGGGGTGGAAGAGCTGGACGGCGAGAACAAGATCGCGGCCACACAGAAGAGCTGA